The Mycobacteriales bacterium region TCTCGTCTTCAGCAGCGCCCGGCAGAGCCCGGCGTTGCCCTCGACGCTGAGCCGCACCAGGCGGGCGATGCGCAACCAGCGCATCAGTTCTGACGCGTCGAACGCCCGGCCCTTGGGCGAGACGAACGCCGGCGCTTCGGGGGAGGCGTCAATCCCCAGTTGCGCGCGCAGGACGACGCAGCGTGCCTGGTCGGGACCGGGCTCCAGATCGGAGAGCTGCAGCCCCACCACCTCGTGCGGCGTCTGACCGGCGCGCAGCAGTGAGTCGCACAGCCGGGCCTGGCGAGCTACGAACGCCTTGCGCGCGAACGTCTCGCTCAGCTCGCCCAGCTCACCCGTGGTCTCGCCGGCGAATGTCTGCGCGAAGCCCGCGCCCCGGCTCACGCCACGGTTGATCTCGGTCGCTGCGGAGTGATCTTCGAGCTTCACGACAGCTTCCTGGACTCCGTCCAGTGCGAGCACTGCCGACCGTGCGCCTTGGACCATCAGCCACGCGAAGTTGGGCGCGCAGAAGTACGTCGGCAGCCGAAGGCGCACGGCCACGCGTCCTTCCTCGACGTGCACTCCGGCGACGAACCCCAGGTCCGTCAGAGGCTCATCGAGCTCTGGGTCCCGGACCTCGGCGAGGGCGCCCAGGACCTCCTGCGCGGTCGTCGTCATGCCGGACTCACAGGCTCCGAGCCGATCACGGCCCCCGTCGTGGCGACGGCGTCCAGGGCAAGCTCCGCCGGCACCTCGATGTCGTACAGCCTGGCGGCGTTCAGGCCGAGAATCTTGCGCTTCACATCCGGCGTGAGCGGAGCGTATTCGCCGAGCATGTCGTCCGGGATCTGAAAGTCGACGAACCGCTCGACCAGCCATTTCGGCTGCCAGATCGCGTAGTCGCTGCCGAAGAGGAGCCGGTTTTCGTCAAGCCAATAGCACAGCTCGCCGATGATCTGCGCGAAATAGCGCGGCCGCGTATAGATGAAGGGCATTGCCACCGAGAAGCCGCCGTACACGTTGGGCTCCTGAGTGCCGATCCAGCAGAAGTCCTCCAGCCGCGGCAGCCCCAGATGCTCGACGATGAAGTTCAGTTCGGGAAAATCGGTGGCCGCGTCGTCGACGTCCGAGACATCGAACGCATCCCGATTGAGCGGCCAGATGGTCGGGCCCTTGTGGATGTGCACGTTGCGCACCCCGAGCTCCCGGCACTTGTCGAGGTAGCGATAGGACTCGGGCGAGTCCAGTCGCCAGCCTCGCGAGTCCCCCTTCCACTCGGCCGTGTAGAGCTTTACGCCCTTGAGCTGATACCGGCTCACCAGGGCCTCGAGCGCCTCAAGGCCGGCCTCGCCGTCCCGCGGGTCGAACGCGCCATTGACGATGAACTTCCCGGGATACTTCTCGGCCACCGCCGCGCACTGCTGAGTGGTGTTGAACCCGTTCGTGTAGAAGTCGGTCAGATACGTTGGCTGGAAGATCGCGACATCGGCGTAGCCGACCTCAAAGATGTCGTGCAGCAGATCTTCCTCGCTGTACTTCTCAAACTTCTCAAGGGGCCACTTGAACTCAGGCGGGCTGAGGTTCTGCTGATAGTCATAGAAGCAGTTGATGAAGCCTCTGCCGTACTTGTTGGCCTGGTTCGCTGGGCTGGCGTCCCAGAAGTGGATGTGCCCGTCCACGATGAAGTAGCGCTCGCCGTCTTTCTCGTACACGTGTGTGTCTCCGTCTAGTCGATGGGCTCGAGGTCGAAGCCGATGTACTGGGCGGCCTCCTCGGGGTTGGCAAATAGCAGCACGCGGTCGTCGAGCACAACCATGCGTCCGTAGTGAGTCGACATGATCTCCTCGAAGTCGTCGCCGCCGAAGTCATCCCAGCCCAGTGCTTCGGCGAGTTCGGCGAAGTCGAAGTCGATCTTCTCCGGGCCGTCGACGCGGATCATCGCCGGCATGTCCTCGATCGTGATCCCGGGCTTGCCATCCATGACCCTGGCCACGACATACCCGACTTGGTTGTTCATCAACGTGACACCGGTTCGATTCGACGCCGTCCGGTCGGACTCGAACCGGGGGTCAGCTTGTGCACTCATCGATCACAGCTCCTCTGGGGATTCGAGGCCGAGGCCATCGAGGAGGTCGCCGAACCGGGCCTTCGCCCGTGCCAGCGAATCCTCAAAGGTCACGACCTTTTCGGATAGTTGGGACCAGACCGGTTGCAGCTGCCGCCCCGCCTCGAGGCTGCGCGGCACCCAGCTCGCCAGCCACTCTTGGAGCTGGCGGCGGTTCTCGCCGGCGTATTCTGGGTCGTTCAGCAGCAACTCGAACAGGTGGCGCGCGGTGCGCTCCTCCCGATGCGTATCGGCCTCGCCGGCGCCCATCAGCGTCGGCGTGACGAAGTCGCCTTGCAGCG contains the following coding sequences:
- a CDS encoding iron-sulfur cluster assembly protein: MTTTAQEVLGALAEVRDPELDEPLTDLGFVAGVHVEEGRVAVRLRLPTYFCAPNFAWLMVQGARSAVLALDGVQEAVVKLEDHSAATEINRGVSRGAGFAQTFAGETTGELGELSETFARKAFVARQARLCDSLLRAGQTPHEVVGLQLSDLEPGPDQARCVVLRAQLGIDASPEAPAFVSPKGRAFDASELMRWLRIARLVRLSVEGNAGLCRALLKTRYGIRDPEEVAV
- a CDS encoding amidohydrolase family protein; this translates as MYEKDGERYFIVDGHIHFWDASPANQANKYGRGFINCFYDYQQNLSPPEFKWPLEKFEKYSEEDLLHDIFEVGYADVAIFQPTYLTDFYTNGFNTTQQCAAVAEKYPGKFIVNGAFDPRDGEAGLEALEALVSRYQLKGVKLYTAEWKGDSRGWRLDSPESYRYLDKCRELGVRNVHIHKGPTIWPLNRDAFDVSDVDDAATDFPELNFIVEHLGLPRLEDFCWIGTQEPNVYGGFSVAMPFIYTRPRYFAQIIGELCYWLDENRLLFGSDYAIWQPKWLVERFVDFQIPDDMLGEYAPLTPDVKRKILGLNAARLYDIEVPAELALDAVATTGAVIGSEPVSPA
- a CDS encoding MmoB/DmpM family protein, whose protein sequence is MSAQADPRFESDRTASNRTGVTLMNNQVGYVVARVMDGKPGITIEDMPAMIRVDGPEKIDFDFAELAEALGWDDFGGDDFEEIMSTHYGRMVVLDDRVLLFANPEEAAQYIGFDLEPID